The proteins below come from a single Cervus canadensis isolate Bull #8, Minnesota chromosome 2, ASM1932006v1, whole genome shotgun sequence genomic window:
- the LOC122437331 gene encoding uncharacterized protein LOC122437331, protein MPVGPTVQPSGEENTIKADARLPLEACGWDSSPDKAQRSNVCTKPRAHLPVQARAWTPTEGSGATWMPWASMQPSPGWAVRHLGFPPGPHGRAGVHPAAPGAGHLAPATPGCGDRAPAQGPASRERAHQRQARVLEGQVGWQGCTGKVGPVPAQPQPEVLQATPGPPLCPPVTPHSLRGGGRSLPSPCRRRPLSGGVGTVPESEVAGCEVSRRAWHSAPWQLQSRGQVSSVCRGRGGHKAGQSLEHVTLPPTHARTRTCTQTCTRTHTHAHTHADWGCPMGSKLSDTREPPGQNPNFPDKEPEGPDT, encoded by the exons ATGCCTGTGGGACCCACAGTCCAGCCAAGTGGAGAGGAGAACACCATTAAAGCAGATGCAAGGCTTCCTTTGGAGGCCTGTGGGTGGGATTCCAGCCCAGACAAGGCCCAGAGGTCAAACGTGTGTACAAAACCCCGAGCCCACCTGCCGGTCCAGGCGAGGGCCTGGACCCCCACAGAGGGCAGCGGAGCCACCTGGATGCCCTGGGCCTCTATGCAGCCCAGCCCGGGGTGGGCAGTGAGGCACCTGGGGTTTCCCCCAGGTCCACATGGCAGAGCTGGAGTACACCCAGCAGCTCCAGGAGCTGGCCATCTGGCACCAGCGACCCCAGGCTGCGGAGACCGAGCACCTGCACAGGGCCCAGCGTCCCGAGAGAGGGCCCACCAGCGGCAGGCAAGGGTGCTGGAGGGGCAGGTGGGCTGGCAGGGGTGCACAGGGAAGGTGGGGCCTGTGCCCGCCCAGCCTCAACCTGAGGTCCTCCAGGCCACCCCGGGGCCCCCACTCTGTCCTCCCGTCACCCCACACTCACTGAGGGGCGGAGGCAGGTCACTGCCGTCTCCGTGCCGCCGTCGTCCCCTATCAGGAGGGGTGGGGACAGTCCCGGAGTCAGAGGTCGCTGGGTGTGAAGTGTCCAGACGCGCCTGGCACAGTGCACCGTGGCAGCTCCAGAGTCGGGGACAGGTCAGCAGTGTGTGCAGGGGACGGGGTGGGCACAAAGCAGGACAGAGCCTTGAGCATGTAACTCTGCCCcccacacatgcacgcacacgcacatgcacac aaacatgcacacgcacgcacacgcacgcacacacacatgctgactGGGGCTGCCCCATGGGCTCCAAGCTCTCAGATACCAGGGAGCCACCTGGTCAAAACCccaatttcccagacaaggaacCTGAGGGCCCAGACACATAG